In the Topomyia yanbarensis strain Yona2022 chromosome 3, ASM3024719v1, whole genome shotgun sequence genome, one interval contains:
- the LOC131691136 gene encoding jerky protein homolog-like → MASTEKTKRKCLTLQQKVEIINLLKQQKCTKSDLARQYCVDRTTIRKIELQQKSILKLVSEGCSNNFHRRKYVTSGKYNDLEQALHDWLLEQRDQEEIVSTGTMLSKAHELAAALGIGNEFKGSENWIHNFRKRHGWSQSTDEKRSNLLSVEVVCVENNTAAYCDDDTYGTTIKQEVKTGSEYSESMERCQLMAQYLTDIIEWAEDICIEPDYIANLRTVRTIALEKC, encoded by the coding sequence ATGGCGTCgaccgaaaaaactaaaagaAAATGCTTGACGTTGcagcaaaaagttgaaatcaTTAATCTGCTGAAacagcaaaagtgcaccaaatCAGATCTTGCGAGGCAATACTGCGTAGACAGAACCAcaattagaaaaattgaacTACAACAGAAGAGCATACTGAAGCTTGTTTCGGAGGGATGTTCAAACAACTTTCATCGGAGAAAATATGTAACCAGTGGCAAATACAACGACCTGGAGCAAGCTTTACACGATTGGTTGCTGGAACAGAGAGACCAAGAAGAAATTGTCTCGACAGGTACGATGTTATCGAAGGCACATGAGCTTGCTGCTGCGCTGGGTATTGGCAACGAATTCAAGGGTAGTGAAAATTGGATTCACAATTTTAGGAAGCGACATGGTTGGAGCCAGTCTACAGATGAGAAGCGGTCTAATTTATTAAGTGTAGAAGTAGTTTGTGTAGAAAATAATACAGCGGCGTACTGTGATGATGATACGTACGGAACTACAATCAAGCAAGAAGTGAAAACTGGTTcggaatattctgaaagtatgGAGCGCTGTCAACTGATGGCACAGTATTTGACAGATATTATCGAGTGGGCTGAAGATATTTGCATCGAGCCAGACTATATTGCTAATCTTAGAACAGTAAGAACGATTGCTTTAGAAAAGTGTTAA